Proteins from one Psilocybe cubensis strain MGC-MH-2018 chromosome 11, whole genome shotgun sequence genomic window:
- a CDS encoding UPF0696 protein C11orf68 gives MTSPDDAMDVDEKPSKEVVEIKGPAVVKESTKPKRKGPPSSSSAPTTKKVSWVAPPSDPEELGSSWNSENSTQSKLVQFLARWPPSRTPDEYGPWISVNRGGMKNVTQNLEGLTADFQSLLSGNNVKPDTLDQIAKTNNVLLGKWMVFEESSKIDMLWGKIVNYLCTERKKGFAKVSTFKEDEKHVICIYVDDYTDKEEVTALRKALRGLGVKWKIGFKPDAYTHLSIYKDNPWKIRPSRYMQ, from the coding sequence ATGACATCTCCAGACGACGCAATGGATGTAGACGAAAAACCCTCCAAGGAGGTCGTTGAGATCAAGGGTCCCGCAGTTGTCAAGGAGTCTACGAAGCCCAAACGCAAAGGGCCTCCGTCATCCAGCTCTGCACCCACAACTAAGAAGGTTAGCTGGGTTGCCCCTCCTTCTGATCCTGAAGAACTAGGGTCGTCTTGGAACTCAGAAAACTCTACACAATCGAAACTTGTGCAATTTCTCGCCAGGTGGCCACCCAGCCGCACACCAGACGAATATGGCCCTTGGATCTCAGTTAATCGCGGAGGAATGAAAAACGTCACGCAGAATCTGGAAGGTTTAACTGCAGATTTTCAGTCCCTTCTCTCTGGCAACAACGTCAAGCCGGATACCCTTGATCAGATCGCAAAAACGAATAACGTGTTGCTTGGGAAGTGGATGGTTTTCGAAGAATCCAGCAAAATCGATATGCTCTGGggaaagattgtcaactaTCTGTGCACGGAGCGAAAGAAAGGCTTTGCAAAGGTCTCTACATTTAAAGAGGATGAAAAGCATGTCATATGCATATACGTCGACGATTATACCGACAAAGAGGAAGTTACCGCGCTCAGGAAGGCGCTGAGAGGTCTTGGGGTTAAATGGAAAATTGGGTTCAAGCCGGATGCGTATACACATCTCAGTATTTACAAGGATAATCCTTGGAAAATTAGACCCTCTCGTTATATGCAGTAA
- a CDS encoding N-acetyltransferase 9, which yields MKANISTVLVGSNVVLVPYRPEHVPKYHDWMLDEELRALTASEPLTLEEEYEMQGKWQLDEDKLTFIILSRHPLEGSIELPETPGTVSPEDERLSALPMVGDVNIFLHGTIPTTEESVIDEDEFHAEVEIMIAEPSYRRKGLAIEALQLMLGYATGKLQAFGLSNTTSIPTSPLNIPPNSLITKISETNIPSIKLFEKLGFAITKRVEVFQEIEMKFTKKYS from the exons ATGAAGGCCAATATTTCCACTGTACTAGTTGGATCAAATGTTGTTCTTGTACCATACAGACCTGAGCATGTTCCT AAATATCATGATTGGATGCTGGATGAAGAACTAAGGGCTCTAACAGCCAGCGAACCTCTAACTCTCGAGGAGGAATACGAAATGCAAG GGAAATGGCAATTAGACGAAGACAAACTAACGTTCATAATCCTTTCCCGTCACCCCCTTGAAGGAAGTATAGAACTTCCAGAGACCCCAGGCACAGTGTCTCCCGAGGATGAACGATTATCTGCCCTTCCTATGGTCGGAGATGTCAACATCTTTTTGCATGGCACAATCCCAACGACTGAAGAATCAGTtattgatgaagatgaatttCATGCAGAggttgagattatgatagCAG AGCCGTCATACCGTCGGAAAGGACTGGCAATTGAGGCTCTCCAGCTTATGCTAGGTTACGCAACTGGCAAACTCCAGGCCTTTGGGCTATCTAACACCACTTCGATTCCTACTTCTCCTCTCAACATCCCACCAAACTCCCTAATTACCAAAATATCGGAGACCAACATCCCCAGCATCAAGTTGTTCGAGAAACTCGGTTTTGCAATTACCAAACGAGTGGAAGTTTTCCAGGAAATCGAGATGAAATTTACAAAGAAATACAGCTAG